One part of the Streptomyces lienomycini genome encodes these proteins:
- a CDS encoding iron-containing alcohol dehydrogenase family protein codes for MPVLTRLIPSPLVVDVRPGALDDLASVLADQRISDSGKLAVAISDGSGARLRRRLEPSLPGADWFEVGGGTIDDAVRLADGMKSGRYDAVVGLGGGKVIDCAKFAAARVGLPMVAVATNLSHDGICSPVSILDNDAGRGSYGVPTPIALVVDLAVIREAPIRYVRSGVGDAVSNISAVADWELSHRVNGEKVDGLAAALARQAGEAVLRHPGGCGDDGFLTVLTEGLVLSGIAMTIAGHTRPSSGACHEISHALDLLYPGRAASHGEQVGIGAAFATYLRGDREGSLLMADTLRRHGLPVVAREIGFGDDEFARAVEFAPQTRPGRYTILEHLDLPPARVKEAYAEYVAAVGG; via the coding sequence GTGCCGGTACTGACGAGGCTCATCCCCTCGCCGCTCGTCGTGGACGTCCGGCCGGGCGCCCTGGACGACCTGGCGAGCGTCCTTGCGGACCAGCGGATCTCGGACTCCGGGAAACTGGCCGTGGCGATCAGCGACGGCTCGGGGGCACGGCTGCGCAGGCGGCTGGAGCCGTCCCTGCCCGGCGCCGACTGGTTCGAGGTCGGCGGCGGCACCATCGACGACGCGGTGCGTCTCGCCGACGGCATGAAGTCCGGCCGCTACGACGCGGTCGTCGGCCTCGGCGGCGGCAAGGTCATCGACTGCGCCAAGTTCGCCGCGGCCCGAGTGGGCCTGCCCATGGTCGCGGTGGCCACCAACCTCTCCCACGACGGCATCTGCTCGCCGGTCTCGATACTCGACAACGACGCGGGCCGCGGCTCGTACGGCGTGCCGACGCCCATCGCGCTCGTCGTCGACCTCGCGGTGATCCGCGAGGCGCCGATCCGCTACGTGCGCTCCGGGGTCGGTGACGCCGTCTCCAACATCTCCGCGGTGGCCGACTGGGAGCTGTCCCACCGGGTCAACGGCGAGAAGGTCGACGGCCTCGCCGCCGCGCTGGCCCGGCAGGCAGGCGAGGCCGTGCTGCGCCACCCCGGCGGCTGCGGCGACGACGGGTTCCTGACCGTGCTCACCGAGGGCCTGGTGCTGTCCGGCATCGCCATGACGATCGCCGGGCACACCCGTCCCTCGTCCGGCGCCTGCCACGAGATCAGCCACGCGCTCGACCTGCTGTACCCCGGGCGCGCGGCCAGCCACGGCGAGCAGGTGGGCATCGGCGCCGCCTTCGCGACGTACCTGCGGGGCGACCGGGAGGGCTCCCTGCTGATGGCGGACACGCTGCGCAGGCACGGGCTGCCCGTGGTGGCGCGGGAGATCGGCTTCGGCGACGACGAGTTCGCGCGGGCCGTGGAGTTCGCGCCGCAGACCCGGCCCGGCCGGTACACGATCCTGGAGCACCTCGACCTGCCGCCCGCCCGGGTGAAGGAGGCGTACGCCGAGTACGTCGCGGCGGTCGGCGGCTGA